ACACCCTCTAAAGGGTTGCCTTTGTATGCAGAATTCGAAATAACGCCCCCATATGAGGCATTATTAAATTCAAATAAACAGTTAGATGCATTTAAATAACCATAATTATCAATGACGCCGCCATTATCTGTGGCAGAATTATGTTCAAATGAAGAATTAAAGATATTTAAAGAACCTGTTTCATTGTTATAAATTACTCCACCACAGAATGCAGAATTATAGTTAATTTTACATCCACTAATGAACACGTTCCCATAATTCGATATAGATCCGCCATTATGTGCACTATTATGTGATAAAACAGAATTACTTACAGATAAATTTCCATGATTAAGTATAGCTCCACCTTCACCACTTGATTTACTATATGATATTCCAGAGTTATCTATTTTTAATTTTCCATAATTTATAAACGCAGATCCATTTTCTGAATAAGTATTAGTTATATTTAAACCAGATATGGTCAAATAACCTGTTGACGAAATGTAAAACATTTGCTTTTTATCACCTTCAAGAACTACTTTACCGTTCAAAGAAGAAAGGGTGATTGTTTTATTGATCATCAATCCTGTTTCATGATAAGTTCCTTTTAAAAGATAGATGAGTGCCATGTTAGGTGCCTGGGATATCGCATAGGCAATTGATTTATATGGATTCACCTGCGAACCATTGCCAGTTATATCACTGCCATCCAGTGAGACAAAAATATAAACAGGGGTATTATTACATACAACATCAAATAATGCATAAACCGCACCATCTGCCATTTTATGATTATTATCGCTTATCAGGTAATTTCCAGCTACCACATTAGAAGCAAAAACATTAGCTGCCATGAAGACTGCATAATCGCCGCCGGGAAGATAAGTAGAAATTATATAATTATCATTCACCTGGTTATTTGATGATCCGTTGGAGTAATAGATTCCGGTTTGGCCAGTTGATATTTTATCTCCATTAACCTTGCTGGTTCCATTAACAAGTATTGTATTGCTTTTAATCAGGTCCCCGTTGGTTTTAAACCCTGCATAACCATAAGAAGTGCTGGAATTAGAGTAAATCATGTTACCTGTAACTACATTGTTAAGAGCTCCCAATGACTCTATTAAATAGGTTAAACTACCCGTACCATTAATCGTATTGTTAATTATCTGAGTATTGTTAGTCCAGAGCGTGCCAAAACCAATATAATCTACAGAATAATCAGTTATCACACCATACACTTCAGCAGAAACCAGTGACAACCTATTGTTAAGTATCAATGTATTACAGGCCATTGCAACATATATTCCCTTAGTAGAAGAATTAGATTTAAGATTAATAATATTATTGGAGATTGAATTATATTTAGGACTTCTACCATAATTATTTTGATAACTATTAGACACACAAATACCACATAACACGTAACTACCCACCATCTCAATTAAATTATCACTAATTTGATTAGAAACACTATTAAGAGCAACTAAAATACCAGTCACTCCCGATTTAACCGTGTTAAAAATTTTAATGGTGTTTTTGCTTACTGTGACATTAACCGCGTCAATCAAAGTAATAGCAGTTTCATCTGTCAAATTAAATATTAAATTACTTACAGTTGAGTTGGATGCGCCAGATTTTAAAATAAAACTAGCATTAATACCGCTACTGCCCTGATAAGAAGTTAAATTCAAAGGAATGCCAAAAACCAAACTGCAATACTTCTTTAAATCTGCAAACAGTAAAGTATCGTTTGTTTGAACTATACTGTCCTTTAACAACTCCCCATTTGATCTACCTGTAAAATAGTTCAGCAAATTCTCATCATCAATCACATAGGAATTCCTGGCCAAAGTAGTGTTAAAAGCATCGTTAAAAATCATCTGCTTAACCGCATTAGTATAGACCGTGTTAAGCAGGATATTGGTAGTGCCAGCATTAGCTGTTAAATAAATAGCAGCATTACCTTTACCCAGCACATCCAAACTACCTGGATCAGTGAAGCTCAAATCACCACCAGTAGTGCGAATACTATTAGATTTAATGGTTACATTACTGGTCTTGTAGGCGCTGATTCCATAAACACCGCTGCCCACACCTGAAATAGAATTGTTTACAATAGAAACATTGCTGCTCATATGCAACTCAACCAGATAAGCCATCCCTTTAACACTGACCATTATAATATTATTCATGATATTTAAATCGTGCAAAGAACCCATTATATTGGCTGTTGCAATACCATATCCATAGGATCCACCAAATATGTTAATTGTGTTGTTAACTATACCAGAATAGATTAATGAATCAGTGTATATCCCTTCCACCAGTTTATTCCCAATTAAAATAATACTGTTGTTGGCTATGGTAAAATATTTTGAGAAATCACTGGCAAAGTGGGAGTTATCGGGATTATATGACACTGCATTAACACCGTAGACATACCCTTTATCACTGTTGATGAAAATATTGTTTTCAGTGATATTAACATATTCACAAGCACCATAAGACAATATACCTGATAAAGAACCAGTATAACCTGGATCTGAGAGAATAGTTATATTATTACCTGTTATATTAATGTTGCCAGTTCCTTCTGCTAAAATTATGGCATTTAAATTTGTATTATAAAAATTCAGGTCTTTAATTACAGACCCGCCAGCATCAGGATACAACGTTATGGTTACTTTAGTCAGCAGGTTGGCCATGCCATTGCTGAGCAGTGTGACCTTCTGATCGAATTTCAGATTTTTATTGCTTAAATGAGTTAAAACAATCACAGGATCATTTTTAAATGATTTAAACTTAAGATAACCATTTTTATCAAAATAAGTGTCATAATTAGAATCATTTACAATAATAGCTGTAGCATCGTTTATAACACCATTAACCGTATTATCAGAACTGTTATCCCCGAACTCATCAGTAATGTCCTTATAGATACCTTTAGAATTAGTATATATACTGTTTCCAGAAATGGTGGTATTGTATATTAAACCTTCCAAGTAGATTCCATAAAGATTACTGGTAATTGTATTGTTGATAATTGAATTATTATAAATTCTTACACGCGGAGAAACTATATGAATACCATAAGACTGCGTGGTT
This Methanobacterium bryantii DNA region includes the following protein-coding sequences:
- a CDS encoding right-handed parallel beta-helix repeat-containing protein; protein product: MIKINKKHVVLISILIIFLSVTTVNAENTTGNLSLNTTHADNNSNTDNLGLNSSKLSVTSKSASRNVREINITNDNYVNYFNVYTGRILSSADIISGDTLRIGNVTDKMFTIDRRLTITTICDGDQITNGMIHLIAGSNGSIVTGLKIRNNKVVYTVNGISSEILDGIRLTNSSYNTISYNDVEFSRLAGSYILPMDWSNNNTIIYNRFSSGATICMPMSESNYNNISYNHLEVRGAIYGVVGNIIYFNPFGNANYGSGLCIGNYISNNYLHSEVISEMIIGMMFTYNSHDNTTIINNTISHFFSGIVLTGNNLTIKGNHFIDDSYDLAISAVGSNILVSDNVINVKSAVVGIQVSDSKNVTISNNSITLSEGCNYAIYADNNCMVSNNIINLPVYGIGIKTGQGSVINNTINTKGDAGIEGFGSDTEIIGNKITTQSYGIHIVSPRVRIYNNSIINNTITSNLYGIYLEGLIYNTTISGNSIYTNSKGIYKDITDEFGDNSSDNTVNGVINDATAIIVNDSNYDTYFDKNGYLKFKSFKNDPVIVLTHLSNKNLKFDQKVTLLSNGMANLLTKVTITLYPDAGGSVIKDLNFYNTNLNAIILAEGTGNINITGNNITILSDPGYTGSLSGILSYGACEYVNITENNIFINSDKGYVYGVNAVSYNPDNSHFASDFSKYFTIANNSIILIGNKLVEGIYTDSLIYSGIVNNTINIFGGSYGYGIATANIMGSLHDLNIMNNIIMVSVKGMAYLVELHMSSNVSIVNNSISGVGSGVYGISAYKTSNVTIKSNSIRTTGGDLSFTDPGSLDVLGKGNAAIYLTANAGTTNILLNTVYTNAVKQMIFNDAFNTTLARNSYVIDDENLLNYFTGRSNGELLKDSIVQTNDTLLFADLKKYCSLVFGIPLNLTSYQGSSGINASFILKSGASNSTVSNLIFNLTDETAITLIDAVNVTVSKNTIKIFNTVKSGVTGILVALNSVSNQISDNLIEMVGSYVLCGICVSNSYQNNYGRSPKYNSISNNIINLKSNSSTKGIYVAMACNTLILNNRLSLVSAEVYGVITDYSVDYIGFGTLWTNNTQIINNTINGTGSLTYLIESLGALNNVVTGNMIYSNSSTSYGYAGFKTNGDLIKSNTILVNGTSKVNGDKISTGQTGIYYSNGSSNNQVNDNYIISTYLPGGDYAVFMAANVFASNVVAGNYLISDNNHKMADGAVYALFDVVCNNTPVYIFVSLDGSDITGNGSQVNPYKSIAYAISQAPNMALIYLLKGTYHETGLMINKTITLSSLNGKVVLEGDKKQMFYISSTGYLTISGLNITNTYSENGSAFINYGKLKIDNSGISYSKSSGEGGAILNHGNLSVSNSVLSHNSAHNGGSISNYGNVFISGCKINYNSAFCGGVIYNNETGSLNIFNSSFEHNSATDNGGVIDNYGYLNASNCLFEFNNASYGGVISNSAYKGNPLEGVAVDYISNSTFKNNSAQSGGAIFGRTKKFTILNSTFTYNEASNSGGAVSLSTDEGTIDRSVFRYNKATSSGALGLSGGNIKITNSIISNNTAMYYAGLYYEGDMVWGHILYQLTIANCDIENNTAMVRGGAFGFVDANVNITNSNIVNNFAPTYPTIFAQPYWTNIDARGNYWGLTGPTDDVWNSGAQLKAWLTERSNWNDNGGNSGNGGNSGNSGNSGNGGNSGNGGSSNLVSGLSFSTGTGSGLGDGSGSGIGNGNGTGNGNGKGSGLNNNSNGNNMWGNGQSDLDFINNLLNTVGAVNIAAAAGSSSSSGGESGSSSGADGQKVYEISKDKKTVTEESSDVLAGLIAVLFFVFLVVMGYMRNKKQFKR